In Mercenaria mercenaria strain notata chromosome 14, MADL_Memer_1, whole genome shotgun sequence, the following are encoded in one genomic region:
- the LOC123527971 gene encoding uncharacterized protein LOC123527971 — MAYHIKSKKSEVNLEYLPKTATIKDGTEVVLDVYEEKHEKEVHEILRYIVNEEGDSYPQEDMTSIEDFRAYYLTHDVYVCLDKETQEVLGAFYIKPNFPGRCSHICNAGFIVKKAARGRGVATFMVENYLQIARDLGYRASFFNLVFVTNETSIRLWRKFGFTEIGRVPNAGNLKGKGYTDALQFYYDLTK; from the exons ATGGCTTATCACATCAAATCAAAGAAGTCAGAGGTGAACTTGGAATATCTACCTAAGACAGCAACAATCAAAGATGGCACAGAAGTGGTGCTTGATGTTTATGAAGAGAAACATGAGAAGGAAGTTCATGAAATTCTAAGATACATAGTGAACGAAGAAG GTGACAGTTATCCACAGGAGGATATGACGTCAATTGAGGATTTCCGCGCATATTATCTCACCCATGACGTTTATGTCTGTTTGGATAAAGAAACGCAAGAAGTTCTTGGTGCATTCTATATAAAACCCAACTTTCCAGGCAGGTGTTCCCATATATGTAATGCCGGATTTATTGTTAAGAAGGCAGCCCGGGGACGTGGTGTGGCAACATTTATGGTTGAAAATTATCTACAAATTGCACGTGATCTGGGATACAGAGCTAGTTTTTTCAATCTAGTTTTCGTGACGAATGAGACCTCGATAAGACTGTGGCGGAAGTTTGGATTTACAGAAATAGGAAGGGTGCCGAATGCAGGAAATTTGAAAGGCAAGGGATATACGGATGCCCTACAATTTTATTACGATCTCACAAAATGA